Below is a genomic region from Streptomyces sp. RPA4-2.
CCGGGCACGACATGCGTGCTACGCCATACGGGCCCATACTCGAATAGCGGCACCACGGCGGCCCACAGCTTGACTACCCCCTGGGGAGGTCCTGTGATCATGCTTGCTTTGCTAGCGCCGGGTCTCATGATGGCGTTTCTCTTCGGGATGGACGCCCTCGAAGATCGGCTCATCCCGCGGCCGGTCCCGAGCGACGACGGCGACGGCGCCCCGGTCCCGGACGATGTGCCACCGCCCTCGCCCTGACGGCACCCCTCGCAGGTACGGGCCCACGAGCCCGGAGACCGCGCGGGTCACGGTCCCACCGCACCGGCGCCACCAGCCGTGGGGCCGCACGTTTCCCGTGGCGGTCTCGGGCAGAGACGAGGAGGCGGTCCCACCATGGCGAAACTTCTGTTCGTGATGACGGGAGCGACGTACTGGACGCTCAAGGACGGCACCCGGCACGCGACCGGTTACTGGGCCGAGGAGTTCGCGGCCCCGTACAAGGCCCTCACCGAAGCGGGACATCAGGTCGTCGTCGCCACCCCCGGCGCGGTGGTTCCGAACGTGGACATGATGAGCCTGCGTCCCGAGATGGCGGGCGGCGCGCAGACCGCCCTCGATCTGGAAGCGATCATCCGCTCCGCCGAGGAGATGCGGCGGCCCATCCAGCTGGCCGACGCCCGTCCGGAGGACTACGACGCCGTCTACTTCCCCGGCGGTCACGGTCCGATGGAGGACCTGTGTGTCGACGCCGACGCGGGGCGGCTGCTGACCGCGGCGCTCGCCTCCGGCAAACCCCTCGCCGTGGTCTGCCACGCCCCGGCCGCCATGCTGGCCACCAGGATCCGCGGCGTCTCCCCCTTCGCCGGTTACCGGGTCTCGGCGTTCACCAACGACGAGGAGAACGCCGTCGGGCTCGCCTCCAGGGCCAGGTGGCTGTTGGAGGACGAACTCAACGACCTGGGGGTCGAGTTCACCCGCGGCGAGATGTGGAAGCCGTACACGGTGGTGGACCGCAACCTGTTCACCGGGCAGAACCCCGCTTCGGCCGCCGTCCTGGCGGAGCGGCTCCTCAAGGCCCTCTGACAGCGCCCGAGTGCGCCCCTTGTGGCGTCGCCGCACTCGGACGGCGGGCGGCAGGCGAAGGCCGGGGGCTCAGCGGCGCAGGACACCCTCGGCCGCGAACGGTGCGAGGGTCGGACGCCGGACCGGTACGTCGCCGAGCGCCGCGTCCACCGCGGCCAGCACGTCGTCCGTGAGGTGCACGCCCGCGGCCGCGGCGTTGGCGTGCACCTGCTCCGGTCGCGAGGCTCCGGTGATCGCCGAGGCGACCTCACCGCGACGCAGCGCCCAGGCCAGCGCCAGGGTCGGCAGACTCACACCCGCGCCCTCGGCCACGGGAACGAGCCGCTGCACGGCCTCCAGTGCGGCGTCGTTGAGGACGAGGTCCTTGGAGCCGCTCATCGCGTCGTTGGCGAAACGGCTGTCGGCGGGGAGCGGCTGTCCCGGCTTGTACTTGCCCGTGAGCACGCCCTGCGCCAACGGCGACCAGACGATGTGCGAGACGCCGTTGGCCGCGCACACCGGGAACACCTCCGCCTCGGGCGCCTGCCAGAGCATCGAGTACTGCGGCTGCGACGAGACGAACAGCTCGGGGCCCGCGATGTCGACGGCCGCCTGGATCTGCTCGGGGGTCCACTCGCTGAAACCGAGGTAGCGGGCCTTGCCCTGCCGCACGACCTTCTGGAGTGCCTCGACCGTCTCCTCGATCGGCACGGTCACGTCGAAGCGGTGGGCCTGGTACAGATCGACGTGGTCCGTCCGCAACCGCCGCAGCGAGGCGTCGATCTGCCGGCCGATCTGGTCGGCCGACAGGCCCTGGTCGGTGTCCGACATCTGCCCCCATACCTTGGTCGCCAGGATGTACGAGTCACGGGGGTGCTGGGAGAGGATCTCGCCCCAGGCCGACTCGGCCGCGCCCCGACCATAGACGTTGGCCGTGTCGAAGAAGTTGATGCCCGCGTCGAACGCGGCCTCGGTACAGGCGCGCGTCTGCTCGGCCTGGATGCCTCCGGAGTAGGTGAGCCAGGAACCGAGGGAGATCTCCGAGACCTCCAGGTCCGAGCTGCCGAGTTTCCGAAAACGCATGACGGTTCCCTTCCATGGGTCCTGCGACGCGGTGGACGATCACCATGTAACCGGTAAAAGTCCTGGCGTGGGAGCCCGTCGTGCACTCGGCGACGTCGTACCAGGGTTGCCCGCCGCCCAGGGTCGGCCCCGGCCCGGGACACCCCGGTGGCGGCGTGCGATCAGGAGTACGTCCCGGCACCGGCGCGCAATGGCGGATCAGGAGTACTTCGGCGGCACCCGTGCGGAATGCGGAATCAGGAGTACTTCGCCGCTGCGGCGCGGCGCTGCCGCTTCCCCAGGGGCGCCTGGGAGAGATCCTCGGCGCTGGACCTGAGGTTCTTGTAGTGATACCCGCGCTGGGTCAGCCACGCCTTCGCCGCCTCCTCGGCGCGCTCGGTCGCCTCCAGGATGTCCTCCTCCTCTTCGCCCGAGTCCAGGAAGCGGAAGGTGAAGGCGGACCGTGCGGCCAGGTCGTAGCTGAGGTGCCCCTCCGCGGTGAACGCCGCGCGCAGCACGTCGTGCTCCGCCGCCCGCGCCAGGAGCTCGGATCGCTGATCGGTGCCGAGCCCGTCGAAGACACCGCGCACGGTGATACGGAAGCTGCGAGTACTCATTCCGCGACCCTAACCAGCGACTCCCCGGCGGCTCCACCCCATTTCCGTCCGCCGCACCCCGCGGGCCCGACACTCACGCGCGGCGTCGGGGCGGGGCACCGGCCGGGCGCGTCACGGGTCTCGTGGACGCCCGTGAACTGCCGCGGCGCCCACGTCGGGACAGGCCGAACCCCTGCCTCGGCGTCACCCGGAGTGAACGCTTACCCTGCACAGGCAGAGAGGCGGCCGCAGGAGAGGGGGAGCCGGAGCATGACAGGCGACCGACCGGGCGCGATCGGCGGCGCACCGAGTGCGCCCCACCCCATCCCTCCGGGCCAGCGCAGGGTGCAGGGCTGGCCCGTCTCGCACTACGGCCCGGTTCCCAGGTTCCGCCCGGAGCGCTGGGACCTGCGGGTCTTCGGCGCGACCGCCGTGGGCGAGGAGCGTTCGTGGTCCTTCGACGACCTCACCGCGCTGCCGCACATCACCGTCGTCGCCGATCTGCACTGCGCGACGGGCCCCACGTCGACGGATCACGAGTGGTTCGGCATCGCCGCCACGACCCTGCTGGACCTGGCGCCTCCGGCCCCTGAGGTCACCCATGTGATGGCCTGGGCCGAGTACGGCTACGGGGCCAACCTCCGCCTCGCGGACTTCACGACCGCGCAGACCCTGTTGGCCACCCACCACAACGGTGAGCCGCTCACCGCCGAGCACGGTTTCCCGCTGCGCCTGGTCGTACCGCACCTCTACGGCTACAAGAGCGCCAAATGGCTGCGCGGCATCGAGTACATGACCGCGGACCGACGCGGATTCTGGGAGGAGCGCGGCTACCACAACCTCGCGGACCCCTGGAAGGAACAGCGCTACTCCCACCAGGAGCGGGAGGGCGACGGCCCGACCACGTGACCGGCCCGACCACGTGACCGGCCCGGCGGCGTCCGGAGCGCGGGGCGCCGTCGGCGGGAGGTCATCATCATGGGGAGATGATCCGCGGCATCGGGAGAGCACATGGATCTGCGGCAGATGGAGGTCGTGGTCGCGGTGGCCGAGGAGGGCGGCTTCACCGCGGCGGCGCAGCGGCTGCACGTGGTGCAGTCCGCCGTGTCGAGCACGGTGCGCGCGCTGGAGCGTGAGCTGGGCACGGCGCTGTTCGACCGCACCACGCACCGGGTGTCGCTGACCCCGGCCGGTGAGGCCTTCGTACCGGCGGCGCGCGCGACCCTGCGGGCCGCCGAACAGGCCCGGTCGGCGGTCGACGTCGTCCAGGGACGGCTGCGGGGACGGGTGACGGTCGGCACGATGCAGGGTGTGTGGGCCGATCTTCACCTGCCGCTGGCCGCGCTGCGGGCGGAGCATCCGGAGGTGTCGGTGCGGCTGCGGCAGGCGGCGGTGACCGACATCCGCCAGGCGCTGCGGGAGGGGACGGTGGATCTGGCCGTGGTCGCCCTCGACCGCCAGCAGCAGCGCGGGCTGGTCACCAGGCTGCTGTCCCACGAGGAGATGGTGCTGGTGTCCGCGCCGGAGCGGGCGCTGGCCGGGTCCGGCGCGGAGGGGACGGTCACGCTCGCCGAGGCCGCCCGGCTGCCGCTGGTCGACTTCACGCCCGGCTGGGCGATCCGGCTCTCCGTCGACCGGGCGTTCCGTGCCGCCGCCGTCGAGCGCGAGCCGACCTTCGAGGTCAACGACATCGTGGCGGCGTCCGAGCTGGTCCGCAACGACCTGGGCGTCTGCGTCATGCCCGGCTCGATCGCCACCCGTTTCCCCGACCTGCGGACGCACCGGTTCGACCGGCACGCGCCGAGCTGGAAGGTGATGGTGGTCCGGCCGCGGGGCGAGGCGCCGCCGGCCGTCGCCGCGCTGCTGCGGCACATGACCTGAGCGAAGACCGAGCCGCTCGTCCCGCCGCGCGCACCCGTCCCGCGCGCGCCGTGGACGCACCCATCTCAGTCGGAGATGACAGACATCTTCGATCATCGTCTTGGCGGGGGAAGCAAAGGGGCTGCCACGGCGCTGAGGCAACCATGCGAGCGACAAGGAAGCCGTTCCGCCGCCCGCCGGTCCGTCCCCGAACCGTCCAACCGGTTCCCCTGCCCGAGAAGGTGCCCGTGTCCGTATCCCCCGAACTGAAGCGCTCGGACCCGACCGCCACCGGCACGGCCGCGCACGGCGTCCCGGGATGGCTGGTCGCGCTCTTCGCGGTCGCCTCCGGTATGACGGTGGCCAACCTGTACTACGCCCAGCCGCTGCTGTCCTCGCTGCGCGACGTCTTCCACGTCGGCACGGCGGCCGCCGGCGGACTCATCACCCTCACCCAGGTCGGCTACGTCCTGGGCATGCTCTTCCTGGTGCCGCTCGGCGACCGGCTGGAGAAGCGCAAGCTGATCACCGTGCTGCTGACGGTGACCACCCTCGCCCTGGTCGCGGCAGGCCTCGCCACGAACTTCCCGATGCTGCTGATCGCGTCCCTGATCAGCGGAGGCACCTCGGTCGTCGCCCAGATACTGATCCCCTTCGCGGCGAGCCTCGCCCCCGATCACGCCCGCGGCCGGATCGTCGGCCGGGTGATGAGCGGTCTGCTCACCGGCATACTGCTCTCCCGCACCCTGAGCAGTCTGGTCTCCGACGTGGCCGGCTGGCGCGTGGTCTACCTCGGCTCCGCCGTCCTGATGGCGCTGCTGGCCCTCGCGCTGCGCGCCGCCCTGCCGCAGCACGCGCCGACCACGACCATCCCGTACACCCGTGTACTGCGCTCCACGCTGCAACTGGTGCGCACCCACCCCGTGTTGCTGCGCCGCGGTCTCTACCAGGCGGCGATGTTCGGTGCGTTCAGCGCGTTCTGGACGACCGTGTCATACGTCCTGACGGGCCCTCACTTCCACTACTCCCCCGTCGGAGTGGGCCTGTTCGCCCTGGTGGGTGCCGCCGGTGCGGCCATCGCCCCGTTCGCCGGGCACTGGGCGGACCGGGGACACGTGCGTCCCGTGACCGGCGTCGCGTTCGTCGTCGCGGCCGTGGCCTTCGCGGCGGCGGGCTTCGGCCAGGAGCACGTGGCCCTGCTCGCGGTGGCCGCGATCCTGATCGACATGGCCGTCCAGACCACCCTGATCCTCGGCCAGCACACCATCTATCAGCTCGACGCGAACGCCCGTGCCCGGCTCAACAGCGCCTTCATCGCGACGTTCTTCGTCGGAGGGGCGCTCGGGTCCCAGTTCGGCTCGATCGCGTACCACGCGGCGGGCTGGACCGCCGTCAGTGTCCTCGGCGCCGTCCTGCCCGTGCTGGCTCTCCTCTACTGGACGACGGAGCGCCGTGCCGCCCGCCGTACCGCCGCCCGCACCGCCTGACCGCCATGTCACGGCCGACCGGACGGGCCGGCCGACCGGAGAACCCGGCGACGCCGTTCGCACCGCCTCTCAGGAACCGGCTTCCTTCCTGAGGAAGTTGCTCACCTGGCAGGCGAGGGTGTCCCCGCCGAGATCGGCGCGGGTGTCGGCGTCGGCCAGGCGCTCGGAAAGATCGATACCGCCCGCCCAGAGGTACCGGTCGGTCCACTCGTCGTCGACCTTCAGCTGGATCTGGATGTCCACCCGGGGCAGCGAGGCCTCCGGACCCGCGGCGTAGAGGACCGCGGTGGCCCGGCGCAGCGGGTAGACGTCATAGCCCTCGATGAACTGGGAGTTGCGCCAGTCCAGGAAGGCGCTCTCGCCGTCGGGGCCGATACGGATGTCGATCTGGCCGTCCTCCAGGTGGATACCGAAGTGTTCACCGGCGCGGTTCTCGACGGTCACACGGCAGCGGAAGTAGGCCAGGCCTTCGGCGGCGTCGTCGCGTCCCCGCGGCGGCTCCGCCGTCTCCACGCCGTGGACGCGGACACGCAGGCCGGCATGCTCGTCGTACTCCTGCCAGTCCCCGACCACGTTCGGCTCGTGCACAGTCCACCTCTCCACCTCAGAGAGCTGTTTCCTATCTGTGCCCTCAACTGGGTGTCAAATGAGTGGAACATGCCGTGGCCAGCGTTTTTGCCCTCGTTGATCGGCGATCAAGCCGTGCCCAGCCAGAACCCGCGCCCGCGCCTTCGCGGGACAATTCCGCGCGTGCTGCACATCACGTTTCTCAGGGGTCGCGGCGCACCGCCCGTGTCCGCTCCTCCACCGGCGCCGGACCGCCGTGACGGTGTCGATCGCCGGGGCCGGTGGGTGCCGCCTTGTGACGGTCAGCGGGACGTGGGGAATCCCAGGTCCGGCCCGGTCGCGGTCTCGGCCGGGTCGGGCCAGCGGCTCGTGATGACCTTGCCACGCGTGTAGAAGTGCACGGCTTCGCCGCCGTACATGCGGTGGTCGCCGAAGGCCGAGTCCTTCCAGCCGCCGAAGGAGTGGTAGCCCACCGGCACCGGCATCGGCACGTTCACGCCGACCATGCCGGTCTCGACCTCCAGCTGGAAGCGGCGGGCCGCGCCGCCGTCGCGGGTGAAGACCGAGCTCGCGTTGCCGAACGGAGAGCCGTTGATGATGTCCATGGCCTCCTCGTAGGTCTCCGCGCGCAGCACGCACAGGACGGGGCCGAAGATCTCGTTCCGGTAGGCGTCCGAGTCGGTGCTGACCTTGTCGAGGAGCGATATGCCCATCCAGTGCCCGTTCTCGAAGCCCTCGACGGTGAAGTCCCTGCCGTCGAGCACCACGTCGGCTCCCTGGGCGGCCGCGCCCGCGACGTAGTCCGCGACCTCGTCGCGGTGCGCCCTGGTGACGAGCGGGCCCATCTCGGACGCCGGGTCGTCGCCCGGGCCGATCCTGACCTTCGCGGCCCGCTCGGCGATCCGGGGCACCAGCGCGTCTCCCGCCGAGCCGACCGCGACCACCACGGAGACGGCCATGCAGCGCTGGCCCGCGGACCCGTAGGCGGCGGTCACCGCGGCGTCGGCGGCCGCGTCGAGGTCGGCGTCGGGCAGGACCAGCATGTGGTTCTTCGCGCCGCCGAGGGCCTGGACACGCTTGCCGCTGGCGGACGCCCTGCCGTAGACGTGACGGGCGACCGGTGTGGAGCCCACGAACGACACGGCCGCCACGTCAGGGTGGTCCAGCAGCGCGTTCACCGCGACCTCGTCGCCGTGCACGATGTTGAGCACACCGTCGGGCACACCGGCCTCGGCCGCGAGTTGCGCGAGGAGCATGGACGCGGACGGGGCCTTGCTGCTCGGCTTGTGGACGAAGGTGTTCCCGCAGGCGATCGCCATGGGGAACATCCACATGCTGATCATGGCGGGGAAGTTGAACGGTGAGATGCCGACGATCACACCGAGCGGCTGGCGGACCGACGTCACGTCGACGCTGCTCGACACCTCCGTGGACATGTCGCCCTTGAGCGCCGTGCCGAGTCCGCAGGCCAGTTCGACGATCTCCAGGCCCCGGGCCACCTCGCCCAGCGCGTCCGCGTGGACCTTGCCCTGCTCGGCGGTGATCAGCGCGGCGAGGTCGTCGCGGCGCGCGTTCAGCAGTTCGCGGTAGCGGAAGAGGATCGCGGTCCGCTGCGCGAGCGAGGACGTGCGCCAGGTGGCGTAGGCCTCCTTCGCCGCGGCGACCGCTGTGTCGACCTCGTCGGTGCCCGCCATCGCGACCCGTGTGGTGACCTCTCCGCTCGCCGGATCGGTCACCGGGCCCCAGGCACCGAAGGCCCTCGAACCATCCCCGTAGGGCTTGCCACCGATCCAGTGGGTGACGGTCTTCATCGGCGGAACTCCTTCAATGATGGCGGCGGACTGCGAGGCTCACGTCGTCGGGCCTCGCGGGCCTCGATCGCGGCCGGACGGCCCCACGGTCTCGGCCACGGGCACGTCCCACCACGTCTGCGGGCGGGACCGCTGGTTCAGCATCCTCCGCGCAGAGGCAGGATGCGGCCTCGGAGTCCCTCCCGGCCCGAAGTGCCTCACCCAGGTCCCGTTCCGTCGTGGCGCGGATCACTCGTACGCCGGGCGCCGCCTCCTCTCCCCGTCAGCACGAAGGACATGAAGGGCGGCCGCGGCGGTGTCCTGGACGGGACGCTGCCCGCCCGGCAGCGTGCGCGTACGACGGCTACAGCCGCGAGGAAGCCAGAACGGGGTGTCCTGGGGGTGTCGCAGAGGGGTGCCGTACGGCCCGATCCCGACGGACAAAAGCAGACTTTCTTGCGCAATTCCGCCCTCCGGTTCTACCCTTGGCCGGAATGAGGCTCCGCACGCCAGGGCGTCCCGAGCCGCCTGCAACCCGGCGGCCCGGACAGCGCGGGCTCACCCTGTGGTTCCTGGTGTACGCGTGCCTCGCAAGGGCGCTCGCCCCCACACCGGAGCGGTCCGAGGGCCGTTTCGTCAGTGGTCGTGCGGGACGAACGCAGCGGCCGCGGTCGGGCAGCAGCGCACAGGAAACGCTGCCGCTCCTCCGGTCGCCCAGACGCAAGGCCATGTGCACACGGTTGTCTGCGCAGGCCAGTCGTCCCGAGGATCGCCGTAGCGGAGATGCAGATGGTGGACCAGTCCGGGCCGCGTCGTGTGCTCAGGGCCCGCGAGAGCCGCTCTGAGCACCGCCAGAGCCGCACCGGGACCGCGCCCTTCGACGACACTCCGCGGTTCGCCACACCGACCGCCTGGTTCCTGCGCCTCGGCCGCACGCTGCGCCGTACGGCTCCGCCCCGCACGGCGCGATCGGCGCGGATCAGGGCGGCGGGGCACAGGGTGACCGCCAGCCGCTACGGGCCGTTCCTTTTCGCGATCGCCATGATCGCGACGATCCTGGGCTTCGGCTTCATGCTGCCCACGTCGGAACACCTCGGCTCACTCATGGCCACGGTTCCCGCGGCCACGGCCGCACTCGCCGGAGCACGGGTCACGGCGACCATCGCCGGTCTCTCCTGTGCGGCGTGCGTCGCGCTCGACGGGCACGACGGGCTCTTCGGTACCTCCACGTTCGTCGTGCACCTCGTGGCGATCGCTCTCGTCTCGTTGTGCGTCATCACCTTCCGCACCCTGCGGGAACGGTCCACCCGTGAACTGCTCGGAGTACGGGCCGTCGCCGAGGCCGTTCAGCGAGTCCTGATACGCCCGATGCCCCCGTCCATCGGTTCGCTGCGCATTCGGGCGGAGTACCGGGCCTCCCACCCCCAGGCACGCGTGGGGGGCGACCTGTACGCCGTCGCCTCCTCCGACGACGCTGTCCGCTTCCTCATCGGAGACGTCAAGGGAAAGGGCCTCGCGGCGGTGGACGATGCGGCCGCGCTTCTCGGGGCATTCCGCAGTTCAGCCCGCCGGACACCCTCACTGGCCGACCTCATGGCCCTCCTCGAAGAAGCCGTGCAGGCCCATTTCGAAGAAGTGGCCGCCACCGACCCCGATGTCGCGGAGCGCTTCATCACCGCGCTCCTGCTGGAGATACCCGCGGACGGTTCGTGCGTCAGGATGATCAACTGCGGCCACCCTCCCCCCTATCTCGTCGAGGGAGACACGGTCCGGCCCGTGCCGGCCCGGTGGCCCGCGCCGCCCCTCGGACTGAACAGCACCGGCACGCAGAGTTACACCATGACCGTGCTGCCCCTGGCCGAGGAAGCGCTGTTGCTTCTCTACACCGACGGCGTCATCGAAGCCCGTGACCCGAAAGGCCACTTCTTCGACCTCGAGGACCGGATCACCGCATGGCCGCACAGGGACCTGGATGAGCTGCTCCCGTACATTCTCGACGGTCTGACCGCTCATGTGGGCGGGAACATGCGGTTCAACGACGACGCCGCCATGGTCACGGTCCAGCGCCTGAGCGACAGCAGGGTTCGGCGGCAACGTGCCGGCGGGGACGACGGCCTGGCCACCCTGGAGGACCCCGCCCGGGTGGGATGCGGCTGACTCGGCGCGGCGTGGGGACCCTGCGATGCTGAGATCATGCCGAGAGCTCGACTGCAGCCCTTGATGACCGCGGTGGGCCAGGTCGTCGTGTGTGAGGTCGACGGACCGGACAGCGCCCCGCACACCCACGTCCACGTGGCCGTGGTCACCGAACCCGAGCCCCTCGGGTTCGGGGTTCGACTCCTGGGCAGAACGCGAACTGGACAGGTTGGAGCGGCAGTCGTGGTGGCATGATCTGTAGGGGGAGGTGCCGTGAGAATCACCGGCGACCAACGTGACTGGCTGTTCTTCACCGGATGGCTCCTGACCGGGTCCGGCTACTTGCTCGCCCTGCTGACCGTGCTGTCGATCGGGGTCTTCATCCTGCCGATCCCCCTGATCGCCACCGTGGCGCTGGCGACGCGGCGCGGGGCCCTTCGCTGCCTGCCCGGTCTGATATCGAGTGCGAGCCTGCCGCTGTTCCTTCTCACCTACCTCAATCGAGAGGGTCCCGGTACCCACTGCACCGCCTCCGCCGGCGGCGGGAGCTGCACCGAGGGTCTGCTCGACCCATGGATCCTGCTGGCCGTCGGCCTGCTCGTCCTCGCTGCTGGAGTCGCCCTGTTCCTCAGGATTCGGCGTCGGCCGGCCGTCACCGGCGTGCCGAGTCACTCCCCGTAGCCTCGGCACAGGATTCCCGCGCGGGAGCGCTCGATTCCGTGACGGCACGGTCAGATCTACGATCCCGGTCCATGACGACTCCCGACTGCTACGCGTGCGGCATGGAAGCAGGGTTCGACCAGTTCGCCGAGGCGGAGGGTTTCGCGCACGTGCACTTCCACATCGTGCCGCGCATGGCGGATCTGCGACCGGAGCACCGCGGGCCGGGCATTTTCGAGTTGCTTCGGGGGCCGGAGCAGGAGCGGGTGACGGCTGAACAGGCGGATCACCTGGCCCTCGCGCTACGAGCTCACCTTCACCTGCACCGGACCGCTCAGTAGCCCGAGGTGACGCCGTGGAGCGCGAGGTGGCGCCGTGGAGGCGGCGGCGCTCGCCTGGGAGCACGTGCTGTCACGGGGGCCGTCGGGCGCAGCGGATGCGGACACCTGCGTCCGCGTGCGCAGCGGGATGTTCGGCCCTTTCGCGGACGTCGGCTCTTGAGGGGGAGACCCTCCTCAGACACCGTTACTTGTCCCTCACATCGAACGACAGTTGTCACAACGCCACTTGCTCTGATCACGACCGGGTCACTAGAGTTCACATCCGAACCTTTGCTCGGGTGTTCGCTCGTTGGGAGTGACGGCGGAGGGACACCGCTTGTTGACGTATCGGCAGGCGGCCGGAGGAAGAAGGAGCTCGCCTTCGTGGCGTCCCACCGTCGACCCAAGCAGCCGAGCCGCACCCGTGTGACCGTGCTCACCACCGTCGCGGCGGCCGCCGTGGCCCTCAGCGCCAACGCCGCCAACGCCGCGCCCAGCGAGAAGCCGAGCAAGGACGAGGTCAAGTCGAAGGTCGACGCCCTCTACCAGGAGGCGGAGCAGGCCACCGAGAAGCTCGACGGGGCCAAGGAGAAGCAGGACAAGCTGGAGAAGCAGATCAGCGCCCTGCAGGACAACGTCGCCCGCGGCCAGGAAGACCTCAACCAGCTGCGCGACGCCCTCGGTTCGATGGCCAGTGCCCAGTACCGCACCGGCGGCATCGACCCCTCCGTGGCACTGTTCCTCTCCTCGAACCCGGACGACTACCTGGACAAGGCGTCCGCGATGGACCAGCTGAGCGGTCAGCAGGTCGAGGCGCTGAAGAAGGTCCAGGAGAAGCAGCGCGAGCTCGCCCAGCAGCGCCAGGAAGCGTCCGCGAAGCTCAAGGACCTCTCCGACACCCGCGCCGAGCTCAAGAAGAAGAAGCAGGAAGTCCAGGGCAAGCTCGCCTCGGCGCAGAAGCTCCTCAACTCCCTGACGGCGAAGGAGAAGGCGGCTCTCGCGGCCCAGGACCAGGAGCGCGCCACCCGCGCCAGCGAGCGTGTCGACCTCGGCAACACCAAGGCCGCCTCCGGACGCGCGGCCGCCGCGTTCGCCGCCGCGGAGAGCGTGATCGGCGCCCCGTACGACTACGGCCACGCCGGCCCCAGCACCTTCGACTGCTCGGGCCTCACCTCCTGGGCCTACGCCCAGGCCGATGTCTCCATCCCGCGCACCTCGGAGGTCCAGGCCAACGCGGGCACCCGCATCTACTCGCAGAGCGATCTCCGGGTCGGTGACCTGGTCATCTTCTACGGGGACCACCACCACGTCGGGCTGTACGCGGGCGGCGGCCAGGTGCTGCACGCCCCGCACAGCGGCGCGCTCGTCCGCTACGAGTCGATCGGCAACATGCCTTTCCAGTTCGGCGTCCGCATCTGAGCGGTGCCGCTGCTCGAGCGGGTGGCGTCGATGACCCTCTTCGGGGCTGTCAGGCCGCCCAGGGGAGTTCGGCCGCTCAGGTCTGGCATTGCCTCGTGGACGCGGGAGACCAGTTGCTCCAGGCGGCACCGTCCGCCCGAGCGTGTACACGGATCTCGACCTTCACGGGGCCGCAGACCCGGGTCGTGCTTCCCACTTCGGCAGGGCCGATGGCTTCGCCTGCCCCGACATAGGCGCGACCGCTGCCCAGCTTCACCCAGTGGCCACCGTCGACAACGCGGAAGAATGCCTCGTAGGAGACGTTCAGTCCTTTCGTTCCCGTGTTACGCGCCTTGATGTGTGCCGTGATCTCCCGGGTGGGGATTCTGCCGACAGATCCCCGCTGTGCGCTGATACAGCCATTGATGGCCACACGGCCGGTCGACACTCCTCCGCCGCAGGCGACCGCCGCGGCGTGAGCGCCGACGGTGGTTGCCGGCACGGTGAGTGCGACTGTGCCCAGAATCGTTCCGATACGCCTCAACCGCAATGCCCCGTTCCCTCCGTCAGGCCTTCTTCCTTGCAAGGACCATGGCTCGCGCGGGGGCACGGTGAGCGGTTTCGTCGAGCTTTTCACCCTAATGGGCACGGGTAGCCGTTGATATGACTGTCGCGTACACCGGTGCGGCGTTCACGCTCCCCCGCTCGGGACCGGCCACTCGGATCGCGGTTGTCCCCGCGACCAGGTGAAGCTGGTACGCGGTGCATGCTGCCGGCGGAGACACTGAACAGGGCCTTTCGCCTGGGCACTTCGGCCAGCCCACCGCCGTGACTCGGTCGGCGATCCCC
It encodes:
- a CDS encoding type 1 glutamine amidotransferase domain-containing protein, whose amino-acid sequence is MAKLLFVMTGATYWTLKDGTRHATGYWAEEFAAPYKALTEAGHQVVVATPGAVVPNVDMMSLRPEMAGGAQTALDLEAIIRSAEEMRRPIQLADARPEDYDAVYFPGGHGPMEDLCVDADAGRLLTAALASGKPLAVVCHAPAAMLATRIRGVSPFAGYRVSAFTNDEENAVGLASRARWLLEDELNDLGVEFTRGEMWKPYTVVDRNLFTGQNPASAAVLAERLLKAL
- a CDS encoding aldo/keto reductase family protein; translated protein: MRFRKLGSSDLEVSEISLGSWLTYSGGIQAEQTRACTEAAFDAGINFFDTANVYGRGAAESAWGEILSQHPRDSYILATKVWGQMSDTDQGLSADQIGRQIDASLRRLRTDHVDLYQAHRFDVTVPIEETVEALQKVVRQGKARYLGFSEWTPEQIQAAVDIAGPELFVSSQPQYSMLWQAPEAEVFPVCAANGVSHIVWSPLAQGVLTGKYKPGQPLPADSRFANDAMSGSKDLVLNDAALEAVQRLVPVAEGAGVSLPTLALAWALRRGEVASAITGASRPEQVHANAAAAGVHLTDDVLAAVDAALGDVPVRRPTLAPFAAEGVLRR
- a CDS encoding DUF6204 family protein, which encodes MSTRSFRITVRGVFDGLGTDQRSELLARAAEHDVLRAAFTAEGHLSYDLAARSAFTFRFLDSGEEEEDILEATERAEEAAKAWLTQRGYHYKNLRSSAEDLSQAPLGKRQRRAAAAKYS
- a CDS encoding sulfite oxidase-like oxidoreductase; its protein translation is MTGDRPGAIGGAPSAPHPIPPGQRRVQGWPVSHYGPVPRFRPERWDLRVFGATAVGEERSWSFDDLTALPHITVVADLHCATGPTSTDHEWFGIAATTLLDLAPPAPEVTHVMAWAEYGYGANLRLADFTTAQTLLATHHNGEPLTAEHGFPLRLVVPHLYGYKSAKWLRGIEYMTADRRGFWEERGYHNLADPWKEQRYSHQEREGDGPTT
- a CDS encoding LysR family transcriptional regulator, whose protein sequence is MDLRQMEVVVAVAEEGGFTAAAQRLHVVQSAVSSTVRALERELGTALFDRTTHRVSLTPAGEAFVPAARATLRAAEQARSAVDVVQGRLRGRVTVGTMQGVWADLHLPLAALRAEHPEVSVRLRQAAVTDIRQALREGTVDLAVVALDRQQQRGLVTRLLSHEEMVLVSAPERALAGSGAEGTVTLAEAARLPLVDFTPGWAIRLSVDRAFRAAAVEREPTFEVNDIVAASELVRNDLGVCVMPGSIATRFPDLRTHRFDRHAPSWKVMVVRPRGEAPPAVAALLRHMT
- a CDS encoding MFS transporter, whose translation is MSVSPELKRSDPTATGTAAHGVPGWLVALFAVASGMTVANLYYAQPLLSSLRDVFHVGTAAAGGLITLTQVGYVLGMLFLVPLGDRLEKRKLITVLLTVTTLALVAAGLATNFPMLLIASLISGGTSVVAQILIPFAASLAPDHARGRIVGRVMSGLLTGILLSRTLSSLVSDVAGWRVVYLGSAVLMALLALALRAALPQHAPTTTIPYTRVLRSTLQLVRTHPVLLRRGLYQAAMFGAFSAFWTTVSYVLTGPHFHYSPVGVGLFALVGAAGAAIAPFAGHWADRGHVRPVTGVAFVVAAVAFAAAGFGQEHVALLAVAAILIDMAVQTTLILGQHTIYQLDANARARLNSAFIATFFVGGALGSQFGSIAYHAAGWTAVSVLGAVLPVLALLYWTTERRAARRTAARTA